The proteins below are encoded in one region of Halocatena salina:
- the gcvT gene encoding glycine cleavage system aminomethyltransferase GcvT: MAQELRQPPLGDVHMDRGASLTSFGGWEMPVEFESIKTEHEAVRESIGKFDVSHMGEIEVRGPDADELTQRLTTNDVTALEPGDGQYSAVTDERGIMLDDTVVYNRPDDEGYLFVPNAGHDEELYDHWRSHREKWDLDCTVANVTERYAMIAVQGPESEARVGAVIETARDLGRFKIQSVSIAGVDCLCSRTGYTGEDGFELLCPWEDTRAVWDAIDGQPCGLGARDTLRIEQGFLLSGQDFDPESNPRTPYEAGIGFVVDTDTQFLGRDVLVDATPNEQFVGIELTERGVPRNGYAVESADGTPIGTVTSGTLSPTLGVPIGLGYVSTDHAEPGTEIRVVIRDDRKAGLIKNPPFEHPTVEQ, from the coding sequence ATGGCACAGGAGTTGCGACAGCCACCGCTGGGCGATGTCCACATGGACCGTGGGGCATCTCTCACATCGTTCGGCGGCTGGGAGATGCCGGTCGAGTTCGAATCGATCAAAACCGAACATGAGGCCGTTCGGGAGTCGATCGGCAAATTCGACGTCTCACACATGGGCGAGATCGAGGTTCGTGGGCCGGACGCGGACGAGCTCACACAACGACTCACCACGAACGATGTGACCGCTCTCGAGCCGGGGGACGGTCAGTACTCGGCAGTCACCGACGAACGCGGGATCATGCTGGACGATACGGTCGTCTACAACCGTCCGGACGACGAAGGATACCTGTTCGTTCCAAACGCCGGTCACGACGAGGAGCTGTACGACCATTGGCGTTCCCACCGCGAGAAGTGGGATCTCGATTGTACGGTTGCGAACGTCACCGAACGATACGCGATGATCGCCGTTCAGGGACCTGAGAGCGAGGCGCGCGTCGGTGCGGTGATCGAGACCGCCCGCGATCTCGGACGGTTCAAAATCCAGTCGGTGTCCATCGCAGGCGTGGACTGTCTCTGTTCGCGGACGGGATACACCGGCGAGGACGGCTTCGAACTGCTCTGTCCGTGGGAGGACACACGAGCAGTGTGGGACGCCATAGACGGTCAGCCCTGCGGACTCGGGGCGCGGGATACGCTCCGGATCGAACAGGGGTTTTTGCTGTCGGGACAGGATTTTGATCCGGAATCGAACCCACGAACGCCGTATGAAGCGGGTATCGGTTTCGTCGTCGATACCGATACGCAGTTCTTGGGACGGGACGTGCTCGTCGATGCTACGCCGAACGAGCAGTTCGTCGGGATCGAACTCACCGAGCGCGGCGTGCCACGCAACGGATACGCGGTCGAGAGCGCCGACGGCACGCCGATCGGAACCGTAACCAGTGGGACACTCAGCCCGACGCTCGGCGTTCCGATCGGGTTAGGATACGTGTCCACGGATCACGCC